In Rahnella sikkimica, the following are encoded in one genomic region:
- the ribD gene encoding bifunctional diaminohydroxyphosphoribosylaminopyrimidine deaminase/5-amino-6-(5-phosphoribosylamino)uracil reductase RibD: MLPEQPADNSSAESHRDERFMARAFELARRGRFTTTPNPNVGCVIVLHGEIVGEGYHLRAGEPHAEVHALRMAGEKARGATAYVTLEPCSHHGRTPPCADALLAAGVTRVVAAMQDPNPEVAGRGLYRLKQNGVEVSHGLMHPQAEAVNLGFLKRMRTGFPYVQLKMGASLDGRTAMASGESQWITSAAARADVQRFRAESSAILSTSATVLADNPSLTVRWDELGSEVQAVYPQENLRQPLRVILDSQNRVTPQHQLVNLPGDVLLARLETDTQIWPESVEQWRVPGRDNRIDLVLLMMQLAKRQVNAIWVEAGAQLAGALLQAGLVDELIVYMAPKLLGHNGRALCELPGLTHLADAPEFSFSDVRQIGPDLRLRLKPVY, encoded by the coding sequence ATGCTCCCCGAACAGCCTGCTGATAATTCTTCTGCTGAGTCACACCGTGATGAACGTTTTATGGCGCGCGCTTTTGAGCTGGCGCGTCGCGGACGTTTCACTACCACACCTAATCCGAACGTCGGCTGCGTGATTGTCCTTCATGGCGAAATCGTCGGTGAAGGCTATCATTTGCGTGCCGGTGAACCGCATGCCGAAGTTCATGCCTTACGCATGGCGGGTGAGAAAGCCAGAGGTGCGACCGCATATGTCACGCTCGAGCCGTGTAGCCATCACGGGCGCACGCCGCCGTGTGCAGATGCATTGCTGGCCGCAGGCGTTACCCGCGTGGTCGCGGCGATGCAGGATCCCAATCCGGAAGTCGCGGGTCGGGGATTATACCGCCTCAAGCAAAATGGCGTTGAGGTCAGCCACGGTCTGATGCATCCGCAGGCGGAAGCCGTCAATCTCGGTTTCCTCAAACGTATGCGCACCGGTTTTCCTTACGTGCAACTTAAAATGGGCGCGTCGCTGGACGGCAGAACGGCAATGGCGTCGGGCGAAAGCCAGTGGATCACTTCCGCTGCGGCACGCGCTGACGTTCAGCGTTTTCGCGCTGAAAGCTCGGCCATTCTGAGCACCAGCGCGACGGTGCTGGCCGATAACCCGTCACTGACCGTGCGCTGGGACGAACTGGGCAGCGAGGTGCAGGCGGTATATCCGCAGGAAAATCTGCGTCAGCCGCTGCGCGTGATCCTCGACAGCCAGAATCGCGTCACACCACAACATCAGCTGGTGAATTTACCCGGCGACGTACTGCTGGCGCGTCTGGAGACTGACACGCAAATCTGGCCAGAATCCGTCGAACAATGGCGCGTGCCCGGTCGTGACAATCGTATTGATCTGGTTCTGCTGATGATGCAACTGGCGAAACGCCAGGTAAACGCCATCTGGGTAGAAGCAGGCGCGCAACTGGCCGGAGCCTTATTACAGGCGGGTCTGGTTGATGAATTAATCGTTTATATGGCACCGAAACTATTAGGTCATAATGGCCGCGCGCTGTGTGAACTCCCCGGCTTAACGCATCTGGCCGATGCCCCTGAATTTTCTTTCAGCGATGTCAGGCAAATTGGCCCGGATTTACGTTTGCGCCTGAAGCCGGTGTACTAA
- the nusB gene encoding transcription antitermination factor NusB, giving the protein MKPAARRRARECAVQALYSWQLSKNDIADVELEFLTEQDVKDVDIAYFRELLSGVANSAEKLDALMAPYLSRQLDELGQVERAILRLALYELSKRQDVPYKVAINEAIELAKTFGAEDSHKFVNGVLDKAGPHIRKK; this is encoded by the coding sequence GTGAAACCTGCTGCTCGTCGCCGCGCCCGTGAATGTGCCGTCCAGGCGCTTTACTCCTGGCAGTTGTCGAAAAATGACATCGCCGATGTTGAATTAGAATTCCTGACCGAGCAGGATGTCAAAGACGTAGACATTGCCTATTTCCGCGAACTGCTGTCTGGTGTGGCAAACAGTGCAGAGAAACTCGATGCATTGATGGCGCCATACCTGTCCCGCCAGTTGGATGAATTGGGCCAGGTGGAAAGAGCGATTTTGCGTCTGGCTCTGTATGAGCTGAGCAAACGCCAGGACGTCCCTTACAAAGTGGCGATCAACGAAGCTATCGAACTGGCTAAAACCTTCGGTGCTGAAGACAGTCACAAGTTTGTCAACGGTGTGCTGGACAAAGCGGGCCCGCACATTCGTAAAAAATGA
- a CDS encoding DUF3251 domain-containing protein: protein MTKPPRLLLACATLLSLSGCAQQNPNLPELKAELVQLNQKLSRLTVLATALEQQTTLNRQSTNGVYLLPAAKSTALVETEIGELSLELTRIAPDASGVQAVLEIKNNAGQPLPAFTATLNWGQLDPVTGKPLTVDMQTQTITVEPDLLPGPVKTVDVKLDQVTVETLGFVHLHNFVATQKPAQATAPVPAK from the coding sequence ATGACAAAACCTCCCCGCCTCTTACTGGCCTGTGCCACATTATTAAGTCTGTCGGGCTGCGCGCAGCAAAATCCTAATTTACCGGAACTGAAAGCCGAATTGGTTCAGCTTAACCAAAAGCTCTCCCGTCTGACCGTTCTGGCGACAGCGCTGGAACAGCAAACTACGCTGAACCGACAGTCCACTAACGGGGTTTATTTGCTTCCGGCGGCGAAAAGCACGGCGCTGGTGGAGACTGAAATTGGCGAACTGAGTCTCGAACTGACTCGCATCGCCCCGGATGCCAGCGGCGTTCAGGCCGTATTAGAGATCAAAAACAATGCAGGACAGCCGTTGCCGGCGTTTACCGCCACACTGAACTGGGGCCAGCTGGATCCGGTGACCGGCAAGCCGCTGACCGTGGATATGCAAACCCAGACCATTACAGTCGAGCCAGACTTATTACCGGGGCCGGTGAAAACGGTGGACGTGAAGCTTGATCAGGTGACGGTCGAAACACTGGGCTTCGTTCATCTGCACAACTTTGTCGCCACGCAGAAACCCGCTCAGGCCACAGCGCCGGTTCCGGCGAAGTAA
- the ribH gene encoding 6,7-dimethyl-8-ribityllumazine synthase produces the protein MNVIEGAVATPNARVAIAIARFNNFINDSLLSGAVDALKRIGQVSDDNITVVWVPGAYELPLAARALAESGKFDAVVALGTVIRGGTAHFEFVAGECSSGLASVAMNSEIPVAFGVLTTESIEQAIERAGTKAGNKGAEAALTALEMINVIKAIKA, from the coding sequence ATGAACGTTATCGAAGGTGCTGTAGCCACGCCGAACGCGCGCGTAGCGATCGCGATTGCGCGTTTTAATAATTTCATCAACGACAGTCTGCTGTCAGGCGCTGTTGATGCGTTGAAACGTATCGGTCAGGTCAGCGATGACAACATCACCGTAGTCTGGGTCCCTGGCGCATACGAATTGCCTCTGGCAGCGCGTGCACTGGCTGAAAGCGGTAAGTTCGACGCCGTTGTTGCGCTCGGCACTGTGATCCGCGGGGGCACTGCCCACTTTGAATTCGTAGCGGGCGAATGCAGCTCTGGCCTGGCCAGCGTTGCAATGAACAGCGAAATCCCGGTTGCCTTTGGTGTGCTGACAACAGAAAGCATCGAACAAGCCATTGAACGCGCAGGGACAAAAGCCGGTAACAAGGGTGCAGAAGCTGCACTGACCGCGCTTGAAATGATTAATGTTATCAAGGCTATTAAGGCCTGA
- the nrdR gene encoding transcriptional regulator NrdR translates to MHCPFCAAVDTKVIDSRLVGDGSQVRRRRQCLDCHERFTTFEVAELVMPRVIKSNEVREPFNEDKLRSGFLKALEKRPVSSDDVETAISHIKSQLRATGEREIPAKMIGNLVMDALKGLDKVAYIRFASVYRSFEDIREFGEEIARLQD, encoded by the coding sequence ATGCATTGCCCATTTTGTGCCGCTGTTGATACTAAAGTCATCGATTCCCGCCTGGTAGGTGATGGATCTCAGGTCCGCCGACGCCGTCAGTGTCTGGACTGCCATGAACGTTTCACCACTTTTGAAGTGGCGGAACTGGTGATGCCGCGCGTCATTAAAAGCAATGAAGTTCGTGAACCTTTCAACGAAGACAAGCTTCGCAGCGGTTTTCTGAAAGCGCTGGAAAAAAGACCGGTCAGCTCTGATGATGTCGAAACCGCCATCAGCCACATTAAATCGCAGTTACGCGCCACCGGTGAACGTGAAATTCCTGCCAAAATGATTGGAAATCTGGTAATGGATGCCCTGAAAGGGCTCGATAAAGTCGCCTATATCCGCTTCGCATCGGTTTATCGCAGCTTCGAAGATATCCGTGAATTTGGCGAAGAGATTGCCCGTCTTCAGGACTAA
- the thiL gene encoding thiamine-phosphate kinase: MSCGEFDVITRYFNRFRTARQDVQLGIGDDCALLTVGEKQLLAVSTDTLVEGIHFLKTISPADLGYKALAVNLSDLAAMGADPAWVSLALTLPEVNPDWLQAFSDSLFDQLNYYGMQLIGGDTTRGPLSMTLTIQGLVPVGRALTRGGAGVGDWIFVTGTLGDSAAGLALLLDELNVSDTPTRDFLLKRHLRPSPRVLQGQGLRDLATSAIDLSDGLISDLKHILKASGCGARLDLDAIPLSDAVKSVADPEQALKWALTGGEDYELCFTVPEINRGALDVALSHLGVGFTCVGQIAPLSEGLKFMRSGAVVELEWQGFDHFAGKEAL, from the coding sequence ATGTCATGCGGCGAATTTGATGTCATCACTCGCTACTTCAACAGGTTCAGAACCGCCCGACAAGATGTTCAGTTAGGTATTGGTGATGATTGTGCCTTACTGACGGTGGGCGAAAAGCAACTTTTAGCCGTCAGTACTGACACTCTGGTTGAAGGCATCCATTTTCTCAAAACGATTTCACCGGCCGACCTCGGCTACAAAGCGCTGGCTGTAAACCTCAGCGATCTGGCTGCGATGGGCGCTGATCCTGCCTGGGTATCGCTGGCACTGACGCTTCCGGAAGTGAACCCGGACTGGTTGCAGGCGTTCAGTGACAGCCTCTTCGACCAGCTTAACTATTACGGCATGCAGCTGATCGGCGGTGATACCACCCGTGGTCCGCTGAGCATGACGCTGACCATTCAGGGGCTGGTTCCCGTCGGTCGCGCATTAACACGCGGCGGCGCAGGCGTCGGAGACTGGATCTTCGTTACCGGTACGCTGGGCGACAGTGCGGCGGGTCTGGCGCTCCTTCTTGACGAGCTGAATGTCAGCGATACCCCGACCCGCGATTTCCTGCTGAAACGCCATCTGCGTCCGTCACCCCGCGTTTTGCAGGGGCAGGGATTGCGTGATTTAGCGACCTCAGCGATCGACCTGTCCGACGGGTTGATTTCTGATCTTAAACATATACTGAAAGCCAGCGGATGCGGCGCACGTTTAGATCTCGATGCAATTCCGCTCTCAGATGCTGTGAAGTCGGTCGCAGACCCTGAACAGGCGCTGAAATGGGCGCTGACGGGCGGCGAAGATTACGAACTGTGCTTCACCGTACCGGAAATCAACCGTGGCGCGCTGGATGTTGCACTCAGCCATCTCGGTGTTGGTTTTACCTGTGTCGGGCAAATTGCTCCGCTTTCAGAGGGCCTCAAATTTATGCGTTCCGGGGCCGTCGTTGAGCTTGAATGGCAGGGGTTCGATCATTTTGCCGGTAAGGAGGCGTTGTGA
- the pgpA gene encoding phosphatidylglycerophosphatase A produces MAAAKKRLNLRNPWHLLATGFGSGLFPVGPGTAGSVAAIPFWIVMTYLPWQVYSMIVMFSICIGVYLCKQTARDMRVHDHGSIVWDEFVGMWITLMAIPVNDWRWVLIGFIVFRVLDIWKPWPIRWFDRNVQGGMGIMIDDVVAGVLAAAMIYLVGHHWPLF; encoded by the coding sequence ATGGCGGCGGCGAAAAAGCGTCTGAACCTGCGCAATCCGTGGCACTTACTGGCAACCGGTTTCGGCAGTGGTTTATTTCCTGTCGGGCCGGGAACCGCCGGTTCTGTTGCAGCGATTCCGTTTTGGATTGTGATGACTTACCTGCCGTGGCAGGTCTATTCCATGATTGTCATGTTCAGCATCTGTATTGGTGTTTATCTGTGTAAACAGACGGCGAGGGATATGCGGGTACATGACCACGGCAGCATCGTGTGGGATGAATTTGTCGGGATGTGGATCACCCTGATGGCAATCCCCGTGAATGACTGGCGCTGGGTGCTGATCGGATTTATCGTTTTCCGCGTGCTGGATATCTGGAAACCGTGGCCGATCCGCTGGTTTGATCGCAACGTTCAGGGCGGAATGGGGATCATGATTGATGATGTGGTCGCCGGTGTTCTGGCTGCCGCGATGATCTATCTGGTGGGGCATCACTGGCCGTTGTTCTGA